In one window of Gouania willdenowi chromosome 8, fGouWil2.1, whole genome shotgun sequence DNA:
- the ubfd1 gene encoding ubiquitin domain-containing protein UBFD1: MATQDGSDEVRMESNAQEAEPLGEDVEQGDSEASAHTDAGNATTQDCSSSISNGDDADDKQETVDLKIIWNKNKYDLKIPVDSTGAKLKDRIHSLTGLPPAMQKVMYKGLLPEDKTLRDIKVTSGAKIMVVGSTMNDVLAVNTPKEVVQQEVKAEENKKEPLCRQKQHRKVLDKGKPEDIMPAIKGTKERLPTVPLSGMFNKSGGKVRLTFKLEQDQLWIGTKERTEKVPMGSIKNVVSEPIEGHEDYHMMAFQLGPTEASQYWVYWVPTQFVDAIKDTVLGKWQYF; this comes from the exons GAAGTGATGAAGTCAGAATGGAAAGTAATGCGCAAGAAGCTGAGCCACTGGGTGAAGACGTAGAGCAAGGTGACTCGGAGGCCTCAGCGCACACGGACGCAGGAAACGCAACAACTCAGGactgtagtagtagtattagcaACGGGGACGACGCAGACGACAAGCAGGAAACGGTGGACTTGAAGATAATCTGGAACAAGAACAAATACGATCTGAAAATCCCCGTGGATAGCACGGGCGCCAAATTAAAAGACAggattcactcactcactg GTCTTCCACCAGCAATGCAGAAAGTGATGTACAAAGGACTGCTTCCAGAGGACAAGACGCTACGTGACATTAAGGTCACGAGTGGCGCAAAAATAATGGTGGTGGGATCCACGATGAATGACGTATTAGCCGTGAACACGCCCAAAGAGGTGGTGCAGCAGGAAGTCAAAGCTGAGGAAAACAAGAAGGAGCCTTTGTGCAGGCAAAAG CAACATCGGAAGGTTCTGGACAAAGGTAAACCAGAAGACATCATGCCAGCCATTAAAGGAACAAAG GAACGATTACCCACAGTGCCTTTATCTGGAATGTTTAACAAGTCCGGAGGAAAAGTTCGACTAACTTTTAAACTGGAGCAGGATCAGCTGTGGATTGGAACAAAAG AGAGAACAGAGAAGGTCCCAATGGGCTCCATTAAAAACGTAGTGTCTGAACCCATCGAAGGCCACGAGGACTATCACATGATG GCTTTCCAGTTGGGTCCCACAGAAGCCTCTCAGTATTGGGTCTACTGGGTGCCTACACAGTTTGTGGATGCAATCAAAGACACAGTCCTTGGAAAATGGCAGTATTTCTAA